In one Ornithinimicrobium pratense genomic region, the following are encoded:
- the ahcY gene encoding adenosylhomocysteinase, with the protein MPDTQSLNPAHSSALDQPLDRSAPFRVRDLGLAEQGRHQIRLAEHEMPGLMALRERFADSQPLAGARIAGSLHMTVQTAVLIETLVELGAQVRWASCNIFSTQDEAAAAVAVGPHGTAEDPQGVPVFAWKGETLEEYWWCTTQILLWPGEGPNLILDDGGDATLLVHKGAEWERQGAVPTAEEDDPEEWRVILGTVREGLQAHPTRWTDVARGLRGVTEETTTGVHRLYQLHEAGGLLFPAINVNDSVTKSKFDNIYGCRHSLIDGINRATDVLIGGKVAVVCGYGDVGKGCAEALRGQGARVIVTEIDPICALQAAMDGYQVARLEDVIASADFVVTATGCTDVVTVEHMMAMKDKAILGNIGHFDNEIDMGALARVPGVTRTQIKPQVHEWTFPADAEGGRARSIIVLSEGRLLNLGNATGHPSFVMSASFANQVLAQIELFTRLEDYPLGVHTLPKELDEEVARLHLGSLGAQLTELSKAQAEYLGLDPAGPYKSELYRY; encoded by the coding sequence ATGCCGGACACGCAGAGCCTCAACCCCGCCCACTCCAGCGCGCTGGACCAGCCGCTGGACCGGTCAGCCCCGTTCCGGGTGCGTGACCTGGGGCTGGCCGAGCAGGGCCGGCACCAGATCCGCCTGGCCGAGCACGAGATGCCCGGCCTGATGGCGCTGCGGGAGCGGTTCGCGGACTCCCAGCCGCTGGCCGGCGCCCGGATCGCCGGGTCGCTGCACATGACCGTGCAGACCGCGGTGCTGATCGAGACCCTCGTCGAGCTCGGCGCGCAGGTCCGGTGGGCGTCCTGCAACATCTTCTCCACCCAGGACGAGGCCGCCGCGGCCGTCGCGGTCGGCCCGCACGGCACCGCGGAGGACCCGCAAGGCGTGCCGGTCTTCGCCTGGAAGGGCGAGACCCTGGAGGAGTACTGGTGGTGCACCACACAGATCCTGCTGTGGCCCGGGGAGGGGCCCAACCTGATTCTCGACGACGGCGGTGATGCCACCCTGCTGGTGCACAAGGGGGCCGAGTGGGAGCGGCAGGGCGCCGTCCCCACCGCCGAGGAGGACGACCCCGAGGAGTGGCGGGTCATCCTGGGGACGGTCCGTGAAGGGCTGCAGGCGCACCCGACCCGCTGGACCGACGTCGCCCGGGGGCTGCGCGGGGTGACGGAGGAGACTACCACCGGTGTCCATCGGCTCTACCAGCTGCACGAGGCCGGCGGCCTGCTCTTCCCCGCCATCAACGTCAACGACTCGGTGACCAAGAGCAAGTTCGACAACATCTACGGCTGCCGGCACAGCCTGATCGACGGCATCAACCGGGCCACCGACGTGCTCATCGGGGGCAAGGTGGCCGTGGTGTGCGGCTACGGCGACGTCGGCAAGGGCTGCGCCGAGGCCCTGCGCGGACAGGGGGCCCGGGTCATCGTCACCGAGATCGACCCCATCTGCGCCCTGCAGGCCGCGATGGACGGCTACCAGGTCGCCCGGCTTGAGGACGTCATCGCCTCCGCCGACTTCGTGGTCACCGCCACCGGCTGCACGGACGTGGTGACCGTGGAGCACATGATGGCGATGAAGGACAAGGCGATCCTGGGCAACATCGGTCACTTCGACAACGAGATCGACATGGGCGCCTTGGCCAGGGTGCCCGGTGTGACCCGCACCCAGATCAAGCCCCAGGTGCACGAATGGACCTTCCCAGCGGACGCCGAAGGCGGCCGGGCCCGGTCGATCATCGTGCTCTCCGAGGGACGGCTGCTCAACCTCGGCAACGCCACGGGCCACCCCAGCTTTGTGATGTCCGCCAGCTTCGCCAACCAGGTGCTGGCCCAGATCGAGCTGTTCACCCGCCTCGAGGACTACCCGCTCGGCGTGCACACCCTGCCCAAGGAGCTGGACGAGGAGGTGGCCCGCCTGCACCTGGGCTCGCTCGGGGCCCAGCTGACCGAGCTAAGCAAGGCGCAGGCCGAGTACCTGGGCCTGGACCCCGCTGGGCCGTACAAGTCCGAGCTCTACCGGTACTAG
- a CDS encoding LpqB family beta-propeller domain-containing protein, with translation MRLSHQGRHHGPRRAPRRARSLAGAAIVALLLAACSGQLPTTPEPRAGLPVQVQAQPEIQRLLNSPQPDASAADIVRGFLRANVGFADEEDVVRRFLVEGLASEWVPTSNVLVYDGTPVVTVSDTGREAQVSIEVVARIDAQGRLTEQEVGTVTQSFELTRIQGQWRISAFPDDFGVWLTYPDLTAAFRATSLYHLSTQGQYFVPEVRWLARGEGLPTAVTRAALAPVPEHLAGAVRTGDSENVRLAAPSVTVDPETRLATVPLEGSGPVDGGDASEALVSQISQALLALGGISAVDVQAAGRSLGVRGHEGPITSTGQLPYVEAERSVNIALLRIGEQFFPVDPTDARLPNLTEEAANLRLPRLGLSWGGVAVTADLQDFAAVSNDRTSVWRWQQRESEGESSTNAGIGNQLTVPAVDPQGAFLVAGVHRSTGAPRVWALDRDDVHSLAEPLDVPWLRDRDRVRSLSVSPDGTRVAMVMGEATRERGRLMIAGILRDQEGKPRGLTRAVPAAGSLVDVSSARWASPRALYLVGQRQEDTALRGFSLPLGDFLQPLGAVDGVDFVEVVPVPRVEGPRPVVRSADGRFYTEEGTRGWFNARNGDELVVPGS, from the coding sequence ATGAGACTCAGCCACCAGGGGCGGCACCATGGCCCACGACGAGCCCCACGACGAGCCCGGAGCCTCGCGGGGGCCGCCATCGTTGCGCTGCTCCTGGCCGCCTGCTCCGGGCAGCTGCCCACGACGCCGGAGCCCCGGGCCGGCCTGCCGGTCCAGGTGCAGGCCCAGCCGGAGATCCAGCGGCTGCTGAACTCGCCCCAGCCGGACGCCTCGGCGGCGGACATCGTCCGGGGCTTCCTGCGGGCCAATGTGGGCTTTGCCGACGAGGAGGACGTCGTCCGGCGGTTCCTGGTCGAAGGTCTGGCCAGCGAGTGGGTGCCGACCAGCAACGTCCTGGTCTACGACGGCACGCCGGTCGTCACCGTCAGCGACACCGGCCGCGAGGCGCAGGTGAGCATTGAGGTGGTGGCTCGCATCGACGCGCAGGGTCGGCTGACCGAGCAGGAGGTTGGCACCGTCACCCAGTCCTTTGAGCTGACCCGGATACAGGGCCAGTGGCGGATCAGCGCCTTCCCGGACGACTTCGGAGTCTGGCTCACCTACCCCGACCTCACCGCCGCTTTCCGGGCCACCAGCCTGTACCACCTCAGCACCCAGGGGCAGTACTTCGTCCCGGAGGTCCGCTGGCTGGCCCGGGGCGAGGGACTGCCCACGGCGGTGACCCGGGCAGCCCTGGCCCCGGTGCCGGAGCACCTGGCGGGCGCGGTGCGCACGGGTGACAGCGAGAACGTCCGGCTCGCGGCCCCGTCGGTCACGGTGGACCCGGAGACCCGGCTGGCCACGGTGCCCCTGGAGGGTTCCGGGCCGGTCGACGGCGGCGACGCCTCCGAGGCGCTGGTGAGTCAGATCAGCCAGGCGCTGCTGGCGCTGGGCGGGATCAGTGCGGTCGACGTGCAGGCGGCGGGGCGGTCGCTGGGCGTGCGCGGGCACGAGGGGCCGATCACCAGCACTGGCCAGCTGCCTTACGTCGAGGCGGAGCGCAGCGTCAACATCGCGCTGCTCCGAATCGGCGAGCAGTTCTTCCCGGTCGACCCGACCGACGCCCGCCTGCCCAATCTGACCGAGGAGGCTGCCAACCTCCGGCTGCCCCGGTTAGGGCTTTCCTGGGGTGGGGTCGCCGTGACCGCGGACCTGCAGGACTTCGCCGCGGTGTCCAACGACCGCACCTCGGTGTGGCGGTGGCAGCAGCGGGAGTCTGAGGGGGAGTCCAGCACCAACGCCGGCATCGGCAACCAGCTGACCGTCCCCGCCGTCGACCCCCAGGGGGCCTTCCTGGTCGCCGGGGTCCACCGCAGCACCGGGGCTCCCCGGGTGTGGGCGCTGGACCGGGACGACGTGCACTCGTTGGCCGAGCCGCTGGACGTGCCCTGGCTGCGGGATCGGGACCGGGTGCGCTCGCTGTCGGTCTCCCCGGACGGCACGCGGGTGGCGATGGTCATGGGTGAGGCCACACGGGAGCGCGGCCGCCTCATGATCGCCGGGATTCTGCGGGATCAGGAGGGCAAACCTCGAGGGTTGACCCGGGCTGTGCCGGCGGCCGGATCCCTGGTCGACGTCAGCTCGGCCCGGTGGGCCTCCCCGCGCGCGCTCTACCTCGTCGGACAGCGCCAGGAGGACACCGCCCTCCGAGGCTTCTCGCTGCCCCTGGGCGATTTCCTGCAACCCTTGGGTGCGGTGGACGGGGTGGACTTCGTCGAGGTGGTGCCGGTGCCCCGGGTCGAGGGCCCGCGTCCGGTCGTGCGCAGCGCCGACGGCCGGTTCTACACCGAGGAGGGCACCCGGGGCTGGTTCAACGCTCGCAACGGGGATGAGCTGGTGGTCCCGGGCAGCTGA
- a CDS encoding winged helix-turn-helix domain-containing protein translates to MTSSSPRPRTVRTIPVEQARRIALAAQGFGRPRPASPGTRALGRVVDQLQVVQIDSVNVLTRAQYLPFFSRLGPYDTALLDRMRDGRGPRSRGGRSLVEYWAHEASLIPPSTWPYLGFRMLQARSGDGDLSLRQAHPGLPEAVVEVVRGHGPLTAREVEAHLPHGAGKGREHWGWNWSAVKRCLEHLFRAGQLTSAGRSSQFERRYAVPDQVLPPEVLARAPGSPEAPERLESVTHLLRLAVRAHGIGTQRDLADYFRVRGPVVDQALERLVSSGEVEPVSVPGWRRTAYLDPAARRPRAVPGSALLSPFDSLVWQRDRVEDLWGFRYRIEIYVPAPLREHGYYVLPFLHDERLVGRVDLKADRAAGVLRVQSLHWEVGADVTRAGPALVAELEAMAGWLGLGRVDLPAP, encoded by the coding sequence ATGACGTCCTCGAGCCCCCGGCCGCGCACCGTGCGGACCATCCCGGTCGAGCAGGCGCGCCGGATCGCATTGGCCGCGCAGGGCTTTGGGCGGCCCCGCCCCGCCAGCCCGGGCACCAGAGCGCTCGGTCGGGTCGTGGACCAGCTGCAGGTGGTGCAGATCGACAGCGTCAACGTGCTCACCCGTGCCCAGTACCTGCCGTTCTTCTCCCGGCTCGGGCCCTACGACACCGCGCTGCTGGACCGGATGCGCGACGGCCGCGGTCCCCGGTCGCGGGGCGGTCGAAGCCTGGTCGAGTACTGGGCGCACGAGGCCTCCCTGATCCCACCCTCCACTTGGCCCTACCTTGGCTTTCGGATGCTGCAGGCCCGGTCCGGTGACGGGGACCTCAGCCTGCGTCAGGCGCACCCCGGGCTGCCGGAAGCCGTCGTCGAGGTGGTGCGTGGGCACGGGCCGCTCACCGCCCGCGAGGTCGAGGCCCACCTGCCGCACGGGGCTGGCAAGGGCCGTGAGCACTGGGGCTGGAACTGGTCGGCGGTCAAGCGGTGCCTGGAGCACCTGTTCCGGGCCGGGCAGCTCACCTCGGCGGGGCGCTCGTCCCAGTTCGAGCGACGGTATGCCGTGCCCGATCAGGTGCTGCCGCCGGAGGTGCTGGCCCGGGCACCCGGCTCACCGGAGGCCCCCGAGCGGCTGGAGTCGGTGACCCACCTGCTGCGGCTGGCGGTCCGGGCCCACGGCATCGGCACCCAGCGCGACCTGGCCGACTACTTCCGGGTGCGCGGGCCGGTCGTCGACCAGGCGCTGGAGCGACTGGTCAGCTCCGGAGAGGTCGAGCCGGTGAGCGTCCCGGGGTGGCGGCGCACGGCATACCTGGACCCAGCGGCACGTCGTCCCCGCGCGGTGCCAGGCTCGGCGCTGCTCAGCCCGTTCGACTCATTGGTCTGGCAGCGGGACCGGGTGGAGGACCTGTGGGGCTTTCGCTACCGGATCGAGATCTACGTGCCGGCGCCCCTGCGGGAGCACGGCTACTACGTGCTGCCCTTCCTGCACGACGAACGACTCGTCGGTCGGGTGGACCTCAAGGCCGACCGGGCCGCAGGCGTGCTGCGGGTGCAGTCCCTGCACTGGGAGGTCGGCGCGGACGTGACCCGGGCGGGCCCAGCCCTGGTTGCCGAGCTGGAGGCGATGGCCGGGTGGCTGGGTCTGGGAAGGGTGGACCTGCCGGCCCCCTGA
- the mtrA gene encoding MtrAB system response regulator MtrA, whose protein sequence is MSARVLVVDDDQALAEMLGIVLRKEGYEVATCGDGARALPMIRQFRPDLVLLDVMLPSMDGVEVCRLLRAESGVPVVMLTARTDTKDVVAGLEAGADDYVVKPFKPQELLARVRARLRRDHSQDEHKLQVGDVVIDVAGHQVTRDGEQIPLTPLEFDLLVALASKPSQVFDRESLLEQVWGYRHAGDTRLVNVHVQRLRSKIEKDPENPQIVVTVRGVGYKAGHS, encoded by the coding sequence ATGAGCGCACGTGTGCTCGTCGTGGACGACGACCAGGCCCTGGCCGAGATGCTGGGGATCGTGCTGCGCAAAGAGGGCTACGAGGTCGCCACGTGCGGGGACGGGGCCCGGGCGCTGCCGATGATCCGTCAGTTCCGGCCCGACCTCGTGCTGCTCGACGTGATGCTGCCCTCGATGGACGGGGTGGAGGTATGCCGTCTGCTGCGCGCTGAGTCGGGGGTCCCGGTCGTCATGCTCACCGCTCGCACCGACACCAAGGACGTGGTGGCTGGGCTCGAGGCCGGCGCCGACGACTACGTGGTCAAGCCGTTCAAACCGCAGGAGCTGCTCGCGCGGGTCCGGGCCCGGCTCCGGCGCGACCACTCCCAGGACGAGCACAAGTTGCAGGTGGGCGATGTCGTCATCGACGTGGCCGGTCACCAGGTGACCCGGGACGGCGAGCAGATCCCGCTGACCCCCCTGGAGTTCGACCTCCTGGTGGCGCTGGCCAGCAAGCCGAGCCAGGTCTTCGACCGGGAGTCGCTGCTGGAGCAGGTGTGGGGCTATCGGCACGCGGGCGACACCCGGTTGGTCAACGTGCACGTCCAACGGCTGCGCAGCAAGATCGAGAAGGACCCGGAGAATCCCCAGATCGTGGTGACCGTGCGTGGCGTCGGATACAAGGCCGGACATTCCTGA
- a CDS encoding ComF family protein produces MPWRPDLLALVELAAPSSCAGCGAAGTRWCPDCAVVLSASAPRPWRPTPCPRGFPPTWTGLAYAGQVRAAVVAWKEQDRVELNPVLATVLRGVLAEALAGSPPHTAAVLQHTPVALVPAPSAPSSIRTRGRRPVPELAAAAGRADLLVDALRLTRRVQDQAGLSAQQRAANLQRAVTVRPRVRAALREVPCVVVDDVVTTGATLAECTRALLAAGAGPVVAVTVAATARRPAQARPQRAD; encoded by the coding sequence ATGCCGTGGCGCCCCGACCTGCTCGCGCTCGTCGAGCTGGCCGCTCCCAGCTCCTGTGCCGGGTGCGGGGCAGCAGGCACTCGGTGGTGTCCCGACTGCGCGGTCGTCCTCAGCGCCAGCGCCCCGCGGCCCTGGCGGCCCACGCCCTGCCCACGGGGGTTCCCCCCGACCTGGACGGGTCTGGCCTACGCAGGCCAGGTGCGTGCTGCCGTCGTCGCCTGGAAAGAGCAGGACCGGGTAGAGCTGAACCCGGTCCTGGCGACGGTTCTGCGGGGAGTCCTCGCCGAGGCCCTCGCCGGGTCGCCACCGCATACCGCCGCTGTCCTGCAGCACACCCCGGTCGCCCTGGTGCCTGCCCCCTCGGCGCCCAGCAGCATCCGCACCCGCGGGCGGCGACCCGTGCCCGAGTTGGCTGCGGCGGCTGGTCGGGCGGACCTGCTGGTCGACGCGCTGCGGCTGACCCGCAGGGTGCAGGACCAGGCCGGGCTGTCGGCGCAGCAGCGCGCGGCCAACCTGCAGCGTGCTGTCACCGTGCGTCCCCGCGTGCGTGCGGCGCTTCGCGAGGTGCCGTGCGTGGTGGTCGACGACGTGGTCACCACTGGGGCCACGCTGGCCGAGTGCACGCGGGCGCTGCTGGCCGCGGGGGCCGGTCCGGTGGTGGCCGTCACGGTCGCCGCGACGGCCCGTCGGCCTGCCCAGGCACGTCCGCAGCGGGCGGACTAG
- the hpf gene encoding ribosome hibernation-promoting factor, HPF/YfiA family — MELTVTGRKKDISERFRRHLEDKLSKIPQLTPRVRRTEVVLTRENNPRLAKEAERCEITCYVHRTVVRAEAAADEEYAALDLTMSKLTERLRRLSDKRRVSHTGKHRLPSVAEATFGLPTEPLAPQDSDQQGEETRTAEEAVDEALQTQGNSPIEIREKVHSSGPMTLGEALSQMELVGHEFFLYHDADTDQPSVVYRRRGWSYGVLRLQHEDVPEAGDDDEAVAS, encoded by the coding sequence ATGGAACTCACCGTGACCGGTCGCAAGAAGGACATCTCTGAGCGGTTCCGCCGCCACCTCGAGGACAAGCTGTCCAAGATCCCACAGCTCACGCCGCGGGTGCGGCGCACCGAGGTCGTCCTGACGCGCGAGAACAACCCTCGCCTGGCCAAGGAGGCCGAGCGCTGCGAGATCACCTGCTACGTGCACCGCACCGTGGTGCGCGCGGAGGCCGCAGCCGACGAGGAGTACGCCGCGCTCGACCTGACGATGAGCAAGCTCACCGAGCGGCTGCGCCGCCTGAGCGACAAGCGGCGGGTCAGCCACACCGGCAAGCACCGCCTGCCCTCGGTCGCCGAGGCCACCTTCGGCCTGCCCACCGAGCCGCTGGCTCCGCAGGACTCCGACCAGCAGGGCGAGGAGACCCGCACTGCCGAGGAGGCGGTGGACGAGGCGCTGCAGACCCAGGGGAACAGCCCCATCGAGATCCGCGAGAAGGTGCACTCCTCAGGTCCGATGACCCTCGGCGAGGCGCTGTCCCAGATGGAGCTGGTGGGCCACGAGTTCTTCCTCTACCACGACGCCGACACCGACCAACCCAGCGTGGTCTACCGTCGTCGAGGCTGGTCCTACGGCGTGCTGCGCCTCCAGCACGAGGACGTCCCTGAGGCCGGGGACGACGACGAGGCCGTCGCCTCCTGA
- the mtrB gene encoding MtrAB system histidine kinase MtrB, producing the protein MASDTRPDIPEAEPRRRWRGPRWWLASLGARVITTTVLIGLVLAGLLGSVLYQQIAVGLVQQGTDSAQRDAAQQVALFQDAFDSTDRRDDSGLRYAAGEQVSAMAGAGPDGRRVLLLPSLSNDGGAIVEGIALGVTASDIPEALQLAVDQDPENQQVVIVPATLTGEEEAVTAVVVGSRVTLLRAGTYDLILIYPLHQEQETLDLVRQLFLAAGAGLVLLVAGLATIATRMVTRPVAEVAKVSRELAQGHLDERLPVHGTDEIAQLATSFNTMADSIQHQIRELRSLSQLQQRFVSDVSHELRTPLTTMRMAGAVLHASKEDFPLPVARSAELLDQELDRFEELLTELLEISRFDAGAVTVERHQEDIVPLVRSAVSSMEQLAQTHGSTIVLVVPEQPVLVSMDGRRISRVLRNLLSNALEHAEGGPVEVTVAATEHVVSCSVRDHGIGLTAEQQARVFDRFWRADLARTRTTGGTGLGLAIAKEDARVHGGWLQVGSVPGHGACFRLLLPRHEAFVIADRPPPVPLVTHDQPAQTWGDAELETLPSTNEPKPAVALVAADGPGTTGDLPATAVSGPPPSACATPATDLDHRPLATGPDHASTAARPDGSQGETVRVRPTPEPWDVAARGSLHGEASAVPPVVSQAGDLPDNEVPPVVLALATRQGDA; encoded by the coding sequence GTGGCGTCGGATACAAGGCCGGACATTCCTGAGGCAGAGCCGCGCAGGCGGTGGCGTGGCCCGCGCTGGTGGCTGGCCTCGCTGGGTGCGCGCGTCATCACCACCACCGTCCTCATCGGGCTGGTGCTGGCCGGCCTGCTGGGGTCGGTGCTGTATCAGCAGATCGCGGTCGGGCTGGTCCAGCAGGGCACCGATTCCGCCCAGCGCGACGCCGCCCAGCAGGTTGCCCTCTTTCAGGACGCTTTCGACTCCACCGACCGGCGGGACGACTCGGGCCTGCGGTACGCGGCCGGGGAGCAGGTCTCTGCGATGGCCGGGGCGGGACCGGACGGTCGGCGGGTCCTGCTGCTGCCATCCCTGAGCAACGACGGGGGCGCGATCGTGGAGGGCATCGCCCTGGGCGTCACGGCCTCGGACATCCCGGAGGCCTTGCAGCTGGCCGTCGACCAGGACCCCGAGAACCAACAGGTCGTCATCGTCCCGGCGACCCTGACCGGCGAGGAGGAGGCGGTGACGGCGGTGGTGGTCGGCTCGCGGGTCACGCTGCTGCGTGCCGGCACCTATGACCTGATCCTGATCTATCCCCTGCATCAGGAGCAAGAGACCCTCGATCTGGTCCGCCAGCTGTTCCTGGCCGCCGGCGCCGGGCTGGTGCTGCTCGTGGCCGGGCTGGCGACGATCGCGACGCGGATGGTGACCCGGCCGGTAGCCGAGGTGGCCAAGGTCTCGCGCGAGCTGGCTCAGGGCCACCTCGACGAGCGGCTCCCGGTCCACGGCACCGACGAGATCGCCCAGCTGGCCACCTCCTTCAACACCATGGCCGACTCGATCCAGCACCAGATCCGCGAGCTGCGCTCGCTGTCCCAGCTGCAGCAACGCTTCGTCTCCGACGTCTCCCACGAGCTGCGCACCCCGCTGACCACCATGCGGATGGCCGGTGCCGTGCTGCACGCCTCCAAAGAGGACTTCCCGCTGCCCGTGGCGCGCTCGGCCGAGCTCCTGGACCAGGAGCTGGACCGCTTCGAGGAGCTGCTCACCGAGCTGCTGGAGATCAGCCGGTTCGACGCCGGGGCCGTCACCGTCGAGCGGCATCAGGAGGACATCGTCCCGCTGGTGCGCTCGGCCGTGTCCAGCATGGAGCAGCTGGCGCAGACGCACGGCTCGACCATCGTGCTGGTGGTCCCCGAGCAGCCGGTTCTGGTCAGCATGGACGGCCGGCGCATCTCCCGGGTGCTGCGCAACCTGCTCTCCAACGCGCTGGAGCATGCCGAGGGCGGCCCGGTCGAGGTCACCGTGGCAGCAACCGAGCACGTGGTGTCCTGCTCGGTGCGCGACCACGGCATCGGGCTGACGGCTGAGCAGCAGGCGCGGGTCTTCGACCGGTTCTGGCGCGCCGACCTGGCGCGCACCCGCACGACTGGTGGGACCGGGCTGGGCCTAGCGATCGCGAAGGAGGACGCGCGGGTGCACGGTGGCTGGCTGCAGGTCGGCAGCGTGCCTGGGCACGGTGCCTGCTTCCGGTTGCTGCTGCCCCGCCACGAGGCCTTCGTCATCGCCGACCGGCCGCCCCCGGTGCCGCTGGTCACTCACGACCAGCCGGCCCAGACCTGGGGCGACGCCGAGCTGGAGACTCTGCCCTCGACGAACGAGCCGAAGCCAGCGGTAGCCCTGGTCGCCGCCGACGGGCCGGGAACCACGGGGGACCTGCCGGCTACCGCCGTGTCCGGGCCGCCGCCCTCTGCTTGCGCCACCCCCGCCACGGACCTGGACCACCGACCCCTGGCCACCGGCCCGGACCACGCCTCTACGGCCGCGCGGCCGGACGGGTCGCAGGGTGAGACGGTGCGGGTGCGACCGACTCCGGAGCCGTGGGACGTGGCGGCCCGGGGGAGCCTGCACGGCGAGGCCTCCGCCGTGCCGCCCGTCGTCTCCCAGGCCGGAGACCTGCCCGACAACGAGGTGCCGCCGGTCGTGCTTGCGCTGGCGACCCGACAGGGGGATGCATGA